A window of the Brassica napus cultivar Da-Ae chromosome A2, Da-Ae, whole genome shotgun sequence genome harbors these coding sequences:
- the BNAA02G26900D gene encoding uncharacterized protein BNAA02G26900D isoform X2, which yields MDDEVVQRVFQEGGRDFFQQQPSTSSSSSSSILQSLPLHVAFDHGYYLLVKSIQELREKKDGIVTVGIGGPSGSGKTSLAEKVASVIGCPVIAMEDYRDSVDDGNELETLDFDALVQNLEDLIKGKDTLVPVFDFQQKRRVDTKMVKASSGVVIVDGTYALHARLRSLLDIRVAVVGGVHFSLLSKVRYDIGDSCSLDYLIDSIFPLFRKHIEPDLHHAQIRINNSFVSSFREAIYKLKCKSEIVTSFAQGSEVQKDNFIEMYLRPPSANEEARINDWIKVRQAGIRYYLSLGDQRIVDKHFIIRPKAEFEVGRMTLGGLLALGYNVVVSYKRASTAVSYGNLSLSRETIDTLGETFLVLRGTDRKSVGAEALRMGISGPWITKSYLELILESKGVPRLNTPPLLQQSPVTVNQEKQIVAPKPIRTTPNIVTRLEDLSQPWTRSPTKSQMEPMVATWHFTSFDAPHSVSSGVATDSSFRENIRLVPMPDSYDLDRGLLLSVQAIQALLENKGPPVIVGIGGPSGSGKTSLAHKMANIVGCEVVSLESYFKSEQVKDFKHDDFSSLDLPLLSKNIADITNSRRTKLPVFDLETGTRCGFKELEVSEECGVIIFEGVYALHPEIRQSLDLWVAVVGGVHSHLISRVQRDKSRVGCFMSQNEIMMTVFPMFQQHIEPHLVHAHVKIRNDFDPVFSPESSLFVLKSNKQVPYQDILSILDSTKFCSSVQNFIDIYFRLSGLPANGQLSDSDCIRVRICEGRFAVLIREPIREGNFIVQPKVDFDISVSTVAGLLNLGYQAVAYIEASAFIYQDGKILIEVDHLQDVPSPYIQIKGVNKKAVTAAGSALKLDGSYTTKSYLQIVLERLPPVQRSSSGIHTQQAARLQELVEFIQSQGSSNSASEASPRRDGSSIDNVLDDMQSRIKRLERWHTINTVLWTFLMSALVGYSLYQRKRQ from the exons ATGGACGACGAGGTTGTTCAGCGAGTCTTCCAAGAGGGAGGACGCGATTTCTTCCAGCAGCAGCCTTCTACttcatcctcatcctcttcttcGATTCTCCAATCTCTTCCTCTTCATGTG GCCTTCGATCATGGCTATTACCTGTTGGTTAAGTCGATTCAAGAACTCAGAGAGAAGAAGGACGGCATTGTTACGGTTGGTATAGGTGGACCTAGCGGCTCCGGTAAAACTAG CTTGGCAGAGAAAGTTGCATCTGTGATTGGATGTCCTGTGATTGCCATGGAGGATTACCGTGACAGTGTGGACGATGGAAATGAATTGGAAACGTTAGATTTTGATGCGTTAGTTCAGAATCTGGAG GATTTGATCAAAGGGAAAGATACTCTTGTTCCGGTGTTTGATTTCCAGCAGAAGAGGCGTGTTGACACGAAGATGGTGAAGGCATCATCTGGAGTG GTTATTGTTGATGGGACGTATGCCCTTCATGCTAGATTGCGCTCCTTGTTGGATATTCGGGTTGCAGTG GTTGGTGGCGTTCACTTTAGCCTCCTCTCTAAAGTCCGTTATGATATTGGGGATTCGTGTTCGCTTGATTATCTTATCGACAGCATCTTCCCATTGTTTAGAAAGCATATTGAGCCAGACCTTCATCATGCGCAg ATCAGAATCAACAACAGTTTTGTTTCATCATTTCGGGAAGCCATATACAAACTGAAATGCAAAAGTGAG ATAGTAACTTCTTTTGCTCAAGGAAGTGAAGTCCAGAAGGATAA TTTTATTGAGATGTACCTCAGACCGCCTTCTGCAAACGAAGAGGCGCGTATAAATGACTGGATAAAAGTTCGTCAAGCTGGTATACGGTACTATCTCTCGCTTGGGGACCAAAGAATTGTCGACAAGCATTTCATCATCCGGCCGAAAGCTGAGTTTGAG GTTGGACGGATGACACTTGGAGGGTTGCTAGCTTTAGGCTACAATGTTGTAGTGAGTTATAAGCGAGCTTCAACTGCTGTGAGCTATGGTAATTTATCCCTGTCACGTGAAACGATTGATACTCTTGGAGAGACTTTTCTGGTACTGAGAGGGACAGATAGGAAG AGTGTGGGAGCTGAAGCTCTGAGAATGGGTATTAGTGGGCCCTGGATCACCAAATCATACCTGGAATTGATCCTTGAAAGTAAAG GTGTCCCACGCTTGAATACACCTCCACTTTTGCAGCAGTCTCCTGTAACCGTTAACCAGGAGAAGCAAATTGTTGCACCAAAACCGATCCGAACTACCCCAAACATTGTCACCCGCCTTGAGGATTTATCGCAGCCTTGGACCCGATCTCCGACCAAATCTCAAATGGAACCAATGGTTGCAACTTGGCATTTCACCTCTTTTGATGCACCTCATTCAGTAAGCTCTGGTGTAG CCACAGATTCCTCTTTCAGGGAAAATATACGACTTGTTCCTATGCCTGATTCATACGACTTGGACAGAGGGTTGCTTCTTTCCGTTCAAGCAATACAG GCGCTGTTGGAAAATAAAGGACCACCTGTTATTGTGGGAATAG GCGGTCCTAGTGGGTCTGGTAAGACTAGCTTGGCTCATAAAATGGCAAATATAGTTGGATGTGAAGTGGTTTCCCTTGAAAGTTACTTCAAGTCTGAGCAAGTCAAAGATTTCAAGCATGATGACTTTAGTTCCCTTGACCTGCCTTTGCTCTCAAAG AACATTGCTGACATAACGAACAGTCGAAGAACAAAATTGCCTGTATTTGACCTGGAGACTGGTACCAGATGTGGCTTTAAGGAACTTGAAGTTTCTGAAGAGTGTGGTGTG ATCATCTTCGAGGGGGTTTATGCGCTGCATCCAGAAATCAGACAATCTTTGGACCTTTGGGTTGCTGTT GTGGGAGGTGTTCATTCACATCTTATTTCCAGAGTCCAAAGGGATAAGAGCCGAGTCGGGTGTTTCATGTCTCAAAATGAAATAATGATGACCGTATTTCCAATGTTCCAGCAACATATTGAGCCACACCTAGTGCATGCACAC GTCAAGATTCGAAATGATTTTGATCCAGTTTTCTCTCCCGAGAgctctttgtttgttttgaaaAGCAATAAACAG GTTCCATATCAGGATATTCTCAGTATCCTTGATTCCACAAAATTCTGCAGCTCCGTTCAGAATTTTATCGATATATATTTCAGGCTATCTGGGCTTCCCGCCAATGGGCAGCTGTCAGATAGTGACTGCATACGCGTTAGAATCTGCGAGGGCAGGTTTGCTGTGCTTATACGTGAG CCAATTAGGGAAGGGAACTTCATCGTCCAGCCCAAAGTAGATTTTGACATTAGCGTAAGTACTGTGGCTGGTCTTCTTAATCTCGG GTATCAAGCAGTGGCGTATATCGAAGCCTCTGCCTTTATTTACCAAGACGGAAAG ATTCTGATTGAGGTTGATCATCTCCAAGATGTGCCAAGTCCATACATACAGATCAAAGGCGTAAACAAAAAAGCTGTGACTGCTGCTGGTTCAGCTCTCAAACTGGATGGTTCAtacacaacaaag AGTTACCTTCAAATAGTTTTGGAAAGACTACCACCAGTTCAGAGAAGTTCAAGTGGAATCCATACACAACAAGCAGCGCGGTTGCAAGAACTTGTGGAATTCATACAGTCTCAG GGAAGTAGTAACAGTGCGTCGGAAGCGTCACCAAGAAGAGATGGTTCTTCCATAGACAACGTTTTGGACGATATGCAGTCAAGAATAAAACGACTCGAACGTTGGCACACCATCAATACG GTACTATGGACATTCTTGATGTCTGCGCTCGTTGGTTATTCTCTCTACCAAAGGAAGCGCCAGTAA